In Bradysia coprophila strain Holo2 chromosome X unlocalized genomic scaffold, BU_Bcop_v1 contig_38, whole genome shotgun sequence, the following proteins share a genomic window:
- the LOC119069571 gene encoding uncharacterized protein LOC119069571 isoform X3 — protein sequence MKLNTFLTVGILFEAALTVQSGLLSNLLGGNCYDWRKGVQDCRSGVERVVRKFPQPTYDFGQSILASFNAQIDSLQDLTNNTSPILANRSTNLLEALSLLSKVDNTPTNLLYQVEKTLSSKSAAYRSLVANLTEMIGELDTPVNNVITSVQNSIATCLKQFNKRFSVRRQDRSEKIDFKDMVKSARLNMFTISFIAETALNSGEQFSTSTFEAIAILTFISNLQVLATHGVNANMGSVLVSETDNVSPFLRLCFEALNPLVGQITQLVSSSTFESVDKTKTYLADFVKIINSYEGRLANLLGPFEGVDITEAKVNQNLAKGQSEGNNTNAESAATNTNAEDATTNTNAEGAGTNTDAAGAGGDPTTSQSDGSETSAN from the exons ATGAAGCTTAACACATTTCTAACTGTGGGAATTTTGTTCGAG GCAGCACTTACAGTGCAATCTGGCCTTCTATCGAACTTACTTGGTGGTAATTGCTATGACTGGCGAAAAGGTGTACAAGATTGTCGTAGCGGAGTCGAACGGGTTGTAAGAAAGTTTCCGCAACCGACTTATGATTTTGGACAGTCTATCCTTGCATCTTTCAACGCGCAAATAGACAGTTTGCAAGATTTAACTAACAACACATCACCGATTCTCGCAAACCGGTCAACCAATTTACTTGAAGCACTCAGCTTACTTTCCAAAGTCGACAATACACCCACCAATCTGTTGTATCAAGTGGAAAAGACATTGTCATCGAAATCGGCGGCATACCGTTCACTTGTAGCGAACTTAACGGAAATGATTGGTGAACTGGACACACCCGTTAACAATGTCATTACAAGTGTTCAGAACTCAATCGCGACCTGTTTGAAGCAATTCAATAAGAGATTCAGCGTACGAAGGCAGGATCGCAGTGAGAAAATTGACTTTAAGGATATGGTTAAAAGTGCCCGACTTAACATGTTTACGATCAGTTTTATTGCTGAAACTGCTCTAAATAGTGGCGAACAATTTTCTACGTCTACTTTCGAAGCGATAGCAATTCTGACATTTATTTCGAATCTTCAAGTATTGGCTACGCACGGCGTAAATGCAAATATGGGATCGGTATTGGTATCAGAGACCGACAATGTCTCGCCATTTTTGCGTTTGTGTTTTGAAGCATTGAATCCATTGGTCGGACAAATAACTCAACTGGTTTCTTCGTCGACATTTGAAAGTGTAGACAAAACTAAAACTTATTTGGCagatttcgttaaaataatcAACTCGTACGAAGGGCGATTGGCGAATTTACTTGGTCCATTTGAAGGAGTTGACATTACTGAAGCAAAGGTAAATCAAAATCTAGCAAAGGGGCAAAGTGAAGGGAACAACACCAATGCAGAAAGTGCTGCGACTAACACTAATGCTGAAGATGCTACAACTAACACCAATGCTGAAG GTGCTGGGACTAACACCGATGCAGCAGGAGCAGGAGGAGACCCAACAACGTCTCAGAGTGATGGGTCAGAAACCAGtgcgaattaa
- the LOC119069571 gene encoding transcription initiation factor TFIID subunit 4-like isoform X1: MKLNTFLTVGILFEAALTVQSGLLSNLLGGNCYDWRKGVQDCRSGVERVVRKFPQPTYDFGQSILASFNAQIDSLQDLTNNTSPILANRSTNLLEALSLLSKVDNTPTNLLYQVEKTLSSKSAAYRSLVANLTEMIGELDTPVNNVITSVQNSIATCLKQFNKRFSVRRQDRSEKIDFKDMVKSARLNMFTISFIAETALNSGEQFSTSTFEAIAILTFISNLQVLATHGVNANMGSVLVSETDNVSPFLRLCFEALNPLVGQITQLVSSSTFESVDKTKTYLADFVKIINSYEGRLANLLGPFEGVDITEAKVNQNLAKGQSEGNNTNAESAATNTNAEDATTNTNAEGTATDTNAEGADTDSNAESADTDSNAEGAGTNVEGAETNSNAEGAGTNTDAAGAGGDPTTSQSDGSETSAN, from the exons ATGAAGCTTAACACATTTCTAACTGTGGGAATTTTGTTCGAG GCAGCACTTACAGTGCAATCTGGCCTTCTATCGAACTTACTTGGTGGTAATTGCTATGACTGGCGAAAAGGTGTACAAGATTGTCGTAGCGGAGTCGAACGGGTTGTAAGAAAGTTTCCGCAACCGACTTATGATTTTGGACAGTCTATCCTTGCATCTTTCAACGCGCAAATAGACAGTTTGCAAGATTTAACTAACAACACATCACCGATTCTCGCAAACCGGTCAACCAATTTACTTGAAGCACTCAGCTTACTTTCCAAAGTCGACAATACACCCACCAATCTGTTGTATCAAGTGGAAAAGACATTGTCATCGAAATCGGCGGCATACCGTTCACTTGTAGCGAACTTAACGGAAATGATTGGTGAACTGGACACACCCGTTAACAATGTCATTACAAGTGTTCAGAACTCAATCGCGACCTGTTTGAAGCAATTCAATAAGAGATTCAGCGTACGAAGGCAGGATCGCAGTGAGAAAATTGACTTTAAGGATATGGTTAAAAGTGCCCGACTTAACATGTTTACGATCAGTTTTATTGCTGAAACTGCTCTAAATAGTGGCGAACAATTTTCTACGTCTACTTTCGAAGCGATAGCAATTCTGACATTTATTTCGAATCTTCAAGTATTGGCTACGCACGGCGTAAATGCAAATATGGGATCGGTATTGGTATCAGAGACCGACAATGTCTCGCCATTTTTGCGTTTGTGTTTTGAAGCATTGAATCCATTGGTCGGACAAATAACTCAACTGGTTTCTTCGTCGACATTTGAAAGTGTAGACAAAACTAAAACTTATTTGGCagatttcgttaaaataatcAACTCGTACGAAGGGCGATTGGCGAATTTACTTGGTCCATTTGAAGGAGTTGACATTACTGAAGCAAAGGTAAATCAAAATCTAGCAAAGGGGCAAAGTGAAGGGAACAACACCAATGCAGAAAGTGCTGCGACTAACACTAATGCTGAAGATGCTACAACTAACACCAATGCTGAAGGTACTGCGACCGACACCAATGCAGAAGGTGCTGATACTGACAGCAATGCAGAAAGTGCTGATACTGACAGCAATGCAGAAGGTGCTGGGACCAATGTAGAAGGCGCGGAAACTAATTCAAATGCGGAAGGTGCTGGGACTAACACCGATGCAGCAGGAGCAGGAGGAGACCCAACAACGTCTCAGAGTGATGGGTCAGAAACCAGtgcgaattaa
- the LOC119069571 gene encoding uncharacterized protein LOC119069571 isoform X2: MKLNTFLTVGILFEAALTVQSGLLSNLLGGNCYDWRKGVQDCRSGVERVVRKFPQPTYDFGQSILASFNAQIDSLQDLTNNTSPILANRSTNLLEALSLLSKVDNTPTNLLYQVEKTLSSKSAAYRSLVANLTEMIGELDTPVNNVITSVQNSIATCLKQFNKRFSVRRQDRSEKIDFKDMVKSARLNMFTISFIAETALNSGEQFSTSTFEAIAILTFISNLQVLATHGVNANMGSVLVSETDNVSPFLRLCFEALNPLVGQITQLVSSSTFESVDKTKTYLADFVKIINSYEGRLANLLGPFEGVDITEAKVNQNLAKGQSEGNNTNAESAATNTNAEDATTNTNAEGTATDTNAEGAGTNTDAAGAGGDPTTSQSDGSETSAN, translated from the exons ATGAAGCTTAACACATTTCTAACTGTGGGAATTTTGTTCGAG GCAGCACTTACAGTGCAATCTGGCCTTCTATCGAACTTACTTGGTGGTAATTGCTATGACTGGCGAAAAGGTGTACAAGATTGTCGTAGCGGAGTCGAACGGGTTGTAAGAAAGTTTCCGCAACCGACTTATGATTTTGGACAGTCTATCCTTGCATCTTTCAACGCGCAAATAGACAGTTTGCAAGATTTAACTAACAACACATCACCGATTCTCGCAAACCGGTCAACCAATTTACTTGAAGCACTCAGCTTACTTTCCAAAGTCGACAATACACCCACCAATCTGTTGTATCAAGTGGAAAAGACATTGTCATCGAAATCGGCGGCATACCGTTCACTTGTAGCGAACTTAACGGAAATGATTGGTGAACTGGACACACCCGTTAACAATGTCATTACAAGTGTTCAGAACTCAATCGCGACCTGTTTGAAGCAATTCAATAAGAGATTCAGCGTACGAAGGCAGGATCGCAGTGAGAAAATTGACTTTAAGGATATGGTTAAAAGTGCCCGACTTAACATGTTTACGATCAGTTTTATTGCTGAAACTGCTCTAAATAGTGGCGAACAATTTTCTACGTCTACTTTCGAAGCGATAGCAATTCTGACATTTATTTCGAATCTTCAAGTATTGGCTACGCACGGCGTAAATGCAAATATGGGATCGGTATTGGTATCAGAGACCGACAATGTCTCGCCATTTTTGCGTTTGTGTTTTGAAGCATTGAATCCATTGGTCGGACAAATAACTCAACTGGTTTCTTCGTCGACATTTGAAAGTGTAGACAAAACTAAAACTTATTTGGCagatttcgttaaaataatcAACTCGTACGAAGGGCGATTGGCGAATTTACTTGGTCCATTTGAAGGAGTTGACATTACTGAAGCAAAGGTAAATCAAAATCTAGCAAAGGGGCAAAGTGAAGGGAACAACACCAATGCAGAAAGTGCTGCGACTAACACTAATGCTGAAGATGCTACAACTAACACCAATGCTGAAGGTACTGCGACCGACACCAATGCAGAAG GTGCTGGGACTAACACCGATGCAGCAGGAGCAGGAGGAGACCCAACAACGTCTCAGAGTGATGGGTCAGAAACCAGtgcgaattaa